In Halorussus limi, a genomic segment contains:
- a CDS encoding twin-arginine translocation signal domain-containing protein, translating into MVHGHRERSISDEQRREFLKALGVGGAVAAGGATLDDVRDAVETGETAELASVGEAIRSDLAGSLDRGLLADGHAELATAAADLTAVPERGLPGADAGPREEFAAVASAARPVYDHLGEVGFFQSTTERLPDFDPGYVEDSVRRFVVSEGLAGSLSDLDFAEDELVDLLATVVNHRERLGGRHWVSTDRLPREQMEVGEYIPPMTKAAAGGVLLWLEDLDDHLWRNGVILTDEILADATWDGRAMAAGFDLMVDGARRIADPDDDTADDELAGLLSSGFALQAVAQNLLPQDAYWVSEEMRAERDNDLEIPN; encoded by the coding sequence ATGGTTCACGGCCACAGAGAGCGGAGTATTTCTGACGAACAGCGACGGGAGTTCCTGAAGGCGCTCGGTGTCGGGGGTGCGGTCGCGGCCGGTGGCGCGACGCTCGACGACGTTCGAGACGCGGTCGAGACCGGCGAGACCGCCGAACTCGCGTCCGTCGGCGAGGCGATTCGGAGCGACTTGGCGGGGTCGCTCGACCGGGGCCTGCTGGCCGACGGTCACGCCGAACTCGCCACCGCGGCGGCCGACCTGACCGCGGTTCCCGAACGGGGCCTCCCCGGTGCCGACGCGGGGCCGCGCGAGGAGTTCGCGGCGGTCGCGTCGGCCGCCCGACCGGTGTACGACCACCTCGGAGAAGTAGGCTTCTTCCAGAGTACGACCGAGCGACTGCCCGACTTCGACCCCGGGTACGTCGAGGACAGCGTCCGGCGCTTCGTCGTCAGCGAGGGACTGGCGGGGTCGCTGTCCGACCTCGACTTCGCGGAGGACGAACTAGTGGACCTACTGGCGACCGTGGTGAACCACCGCGAGCGACTCGGCGGGCGCCACTGGGTCAGCACCGACCGACTCCCCCGCGAACAGATGGAGGTCGGGGAGTACATCCCCCCGATGACGAAGGCGGCCGCCGGCGGCGTTCTGCTCTGGTTGGAGGACTTAGACGACCACCTCTGGCGGAACGGCGTCATCCTGACCGACGAGATTCTGGCCGACGCGACGTGGGACGGCCGGGCGATGGCGGCCGGGTTCGACCTGATGGTCGACGGAGCGCGGCGAATCGCCGACCCCGATGACGACACCGCCGACGACGAACTCGCCGGCCTGCTGTCGAGCGGATTCGCCCTGCAGGCCGTCGCCCAGAACCTGCTCCCGCAGGACGCCTACTGGGTCAGCGAGGAGATGCGCGCCGAACGAGACAACGACTTGGAGATTCCCAACTAA
- a CDS encoding outer membrane protein assembly factor BamB family protein — MAADIDPENEEIEPEERPHYIDTGPEARGEDEHVDYMQEYDVEYVFGGGISGWHARQPPRIEGQVNPTLELEAGNRYRVRWENIDGAPHNFVIQDADGNRLVGTDVYSAEGATATLVFTATEEMSQYICTIHPNSMVGDVQIAGEAPSPADQQGGKLQQPPGPGAAQGDIPKLPVTTNLLEEDSERRDSWLHYDKGLGQRGFTPVDRLDPENVASLEQKYTIPTDSAGLETNPIIVPSDPPVMYYTTSNLSVVAANARNGKKYWEFKYALPEDAAGQTGRNRGVAVWKDKVFLATTDSYLVALDRYTGEKQWETLMLTDEQQREMDQPKRMSISQAPIAYDGRILVGMSGDFGGWCVASSVDAESGDVEWTVNMAPKDAWVGDSWRFASNAPWMSPSIDPETNNVFYAVGNPCPMMNGLVRPGPNHHSNSIVAVDLDSGNIKWASQQIPHELWDYDSHATPTVFDIEVDGETRRAVSTDQKAGWTYVYDAETGRLLERTAPWTKQDHEWAEHFLALPPRGRENAATAWPGTIGATEWPPCAYDPETGMRYIAAVEAAQRVSYDPDWEYTTKGDISLAEGGSRLASEDTSHNAYVQAVDPATGDLAWRTELPDVNSSWSHWRIWPGGTTATAGGVLFVPSSGGHVYALDTETGERIWSAETDADRITPAPVVWDDPVEQTQYVAVAADDEITVWASGGFDE, encoded by the coding sequence ATGGCTGCCGACATCGACCCCGAGAACGAGGAGATCGAACCGGAAGAGCGACCCCACTACATCGACACCGGGCCGGAGGCCCGCGGCGAGGACGAACACGTCGACTACATGCAGGAGTACGACGTCGAGTACGTGTTCGGCGGCGGCATCTCCGGGTGGCACGCGCGCCAACCCCCTCGAATCGAGGGGCAGGTGAATCCCACGCTCGAACTGGAGGCCGGGAACCGCTACCGGGTTCGCTGGGAGAACATCGACGGCGCGCCCCACAACTTCGTCATCCAAGACGCCGACGGAAATCGGCTCGTGGGGACCGACGTGTACTCCGCGGAGGGCGCAACCGCCACGCTGGTGTTCACGGCGACCGAGGAGATGTCTCAGTACATCTGCACCATCCACCCCAACTCGATGGTCGGCGACGTGCAAATCGCGGGCGAAGCCCCGAGTCCCGCCGACCAGCAGGGCGGGAAACTCCAACAGCCACCGGGCCCCGGAGCGGCGCAGGGCGACATCCCCAAGCTTCCGGTCACGACCAACCTGCTAGAGGAGGACAGCGAGCGCCGCGACTCGTGGCTCCACTACGACAAGGGACTCGGCCAGCGCGGGTTCACGCCCGTCGACCGACTCGACCCCGAGAACGTCGCCAGCCTCGAACAGAAGTACACCATTCCGACCGACAGCGCGGGCCTCGAGACGAACCCGATAATCGTCCCGTCGGACCCGCCGGTGATGTACTACACGACCAGTAACCTCTCCGTCGTCGCGGCCAACGCTCGGAACGGGAAGAAGTACTGGGAGTTCAAGTACGCGCTCCCCGAGGACGCCGCGGGACAGACCGGCCGCAACCGGGGCGTCGCCGTGTGGAAGGACAAGGTGTTCCTCGCCACGACCGACTCGTATCTCGTCGCACTCGACCGCTACACCGGCGAGAAGCAGTGGGAGACGCTGATGCTGACCGACGAACAGCAGCGCGAGATGGACCAACCCAAGCGGATGTCCATCAGTCAGGCCCCCATCGCCTACGACGGCCGGATTCTCGTCGGGATGAGCGGCGACTTCGGCGGGTGGTGCGTCGCCTCCTCGGTGGACGCCGAGTCCGGAGACGTGGAGTGGACGGTCAACATGGCTCCCAAAGACGCGTGGGTGGGCGACAGTTGGCGGTTCGCCAGCAACGCCCCGTGGATGAGTCCCTCCATCGACCCCGAGACGAACAACGTCTTCTACGCGGTGGGCAACCCCTGCCCGATGATGAACGGACTCGTCAGGCCCGGGCCGAACCACCACTCCAACTCCATCGTCGCCGTCGACCTCGACTCGGGGAACATCAAGTGGGCCAGCCAACAGATTCCTCACGAACTCTGGGACTACGACAGTCACGCCACCCCGACCGTCTTCGACATCGAAGTCGACGGCGAGACCCGGCGTGCGGTCTCGACCGACCAGAAGGCCGGGTGGACCTACGTCTACGACGCCGAGACCGGACGTCTCCTCGAACGCACCGCGCCGTGGACGAAGCAGGACCACGAGTGGGCAGAACACTTCCTCGCGCTCCCGCCGCGGGGCCGGGAGAACGCCGCGACGGCGTGGCCGGGCACCATCGGCGCGACCGAGTGGCCGCCGTGCGCCTACGACCCGGAGACCGGTATGCGCTACATCGCGGCGGTGGAAGCGGCCCAGCGGGTGTCCTACGACCCCGACTGGGAGTACACGACGAAGGGCGACATCTCGCTCGCGGAGGGCGGGTCGCGACTCGCCTCCGAGGACACCTCCCACAACGCGTACGTGCAGGCCGTCGACCCCGCGACCGGTGACCTCGCGTGGCGGACCGAACTCCCGGACGTGAACTCCTCGTGGTCCCACTGGCGCATCTGGCCGGGCGGAACGACCGCGACGGCGGGCGGCGTCCTGTTCGTCCCGTCCTCGGGCGGACACGTCTACGCGCTCGACACCGAGACGGGCGAGCGCATCTGGAGCGCCGAGACCGACGCCGACCGCATCACCCCCGCGCCGGTGGTGTGGGACGACCCGGTCGAGCAGACCCAGTACGTCGCGGTGGCGGCGGACGACGAGATTACGGTCTGGGCGTCGGGCGGATTCGACGAGTGA